The Puntigrus tetrazona isolate hp1 chromosome 13, ASM1883169v1, whole genome shotgun sequence genome contains the following window.
ATCACACCCGGCTCAAGAGCAcgagaaagaaaggaaagcaAAAAGCCAGTCAGCAGGGGGAGGACGAGGAGGAACAGGAAGATGCAGAGGCTAGTGACTATGAGGATGAGCTTCCAGATGACCCAGGTCTGCCAAAAGACTACAAAGACCACAAGAAAACTGTCCAATCTCTTCGTTTCGATCTGGTTTTGAAGACCGGATTGGACACTGCACGAAAGTAAGTTGGTTCAGATATTAATTCTGCCACAGTGATGAGTTGCAAATTAGTATTTTCAGCTCCAATTGCAGGTGTAACTCCTAGTTTTTACCTCAGTAGAAGCCGATCAGAGAATGCAAATTTAGTCTGTGGTGTTTTGGCCAGTGGCTGTGATTAACACACGTATCTCTTTTTAACAGTAATGTGGAGGATGCTTTCTATAACCTCAAGTTGAGACTGAATGGTCGGAAACTCACTAAGAAGAGTAAAATGGTGAGTCAGCACGCCCTAGTGGTATCATCAGAAATAACTTTCCTCAAAATATATCTCGGACTAGTTGAACAACTTTCCCCAATTTCACAAACTTGGTTTAAGCTCAGTCCTGTACTAAAATGAAAGTCTTAAGCTGTTTCAAActgatgttaaaatgtaataagtgaATTTGTTTTGCCTCAAGGTCTACAcccctaatgttttttttttctctctaaggcacatttataaaaattacttaaatgtcctaattgtaCTATGGcttaatcctggtttaggctaagccctgtttGTGAAACTGGGCCCTtttgtatgtaatttaaaaaaaaaattgcctgcTAGTAGTATTCTTCCCATTACTGAATTAATCTCAGTACTGATTAGTATAAGTAGTATAAGCACcttaattacataaaatcttGCCTCCTACAGGTTAAAGTGGGGGATACACTGGATCTAATCCTAAATGAGGACAAGGAAATGGGCACAGTCTTGCTGAAGAGAGTGATCTTGAAAAAGGTGGTTGGAGAGACAAAAGATGGAGAAAAGCAGAGAGTCATTCTAAGAACTTGGAAACATCTACAACTTCCTAAACATGATGTGCACAAGCAGTAGTCTGTTAGCAGACTAACAGACATCTGTGATGTGTTTGAGAGGTGAAGGATCAGAAAACAGGACACTGATATTTCCTATTTCCCTTTCCATCCATTTGATTCTGCATCTGCAGATTAAGGATTTAATTGGTTGCTTTCCATGCCCAACAAAAACTGAAGGTCTTTCTCACATCTTTTCACTCAACAGTAGTTCTCATAAATGttgtattaaagtttttttttttaaattaactttacaGATCACAAATGGAACACAAATGCCACCTATTGTTTAGAGGTGGTTTTGGttgtatgcattttttcattattgtttttttatatatttactagAGTGACAAAATAACATTGTGGGATGAATCAGCTAGTGTTTGGGATATCAACTGTTTTCTGACACCTTATTTAGTTGTCATCATTGTCTTTATGACATTGGTAAATTTCCAGTGAGAATTTTCATACAGGATACAGAATGCCTTTGCATACAAGATTACCAGACAAAAAAGGGACATTAAAAGGTTTTTGCAGAGCatttatgcaacaaaaaatgttaaaacccAAACACCCAAATCttacttttttcttcattataatGGTCATTGATAGAATTTACAAAGAACAAATTTATTCtcgaaaaacataaaatcttcCCTTAGGTATATTCTTTGACTGTAAAATGCTCCTATTGACCTTCACTTGTGAatctgaagtaaaataaaaaggaacatGAAACCCATCTTGGCTAGgaagtgaatttttatttaaaaatatatatataacatataacctGGTGCTATAGTTAAGTACAGATGAATAAGATTTACTTCCTGGAAGGCAGGACATACTTCAATATGTTGATAATTAGAAAAAGCCAGTGCTGCAACATTGCTAcaacttaatatatatatatatatatatatatatatatatatatatttatatattatctcTGCCCTCACCCAAAACTAAAGTGacctattgtttttaaaaactaaatttttacatttaaattgattaagGCTAACTTTAGCTTATCTAATAATTAGACATTAGaataacatcaataataatttgGCATATAAATAGTAACACTAATATTTCACTGTCATGTGATAGTGGTTTCAATCACCAACTTTCTCACCTACGAAACCATCCTGTTTAAGGCCATGAATGTGAACTCGACCAACTGAACTAGACCTTAAACAAGAACAAGTTTCAATATGCTTCAGCTTATGGACTTGTGCAAATAACAGGTATGTTgtgtaaaatataagaaaacgGGTCTGCGCTCTGCAGGAACATTGTCTACGAATAAGTCACAGTGTTGTTTGATCTCTTTGCCTTCTTTAGAATGTCACATTTCTTGCGATTGGGGCGCCTGCAGCGCTCGTCAATGCTTGGCACGCATTCATAGTGCCACACTTCCTCCATTTTGTCAACTGGATAGACTGCTTCCACGTAATGACGAATAAGTCGGAGACGCACAGGGTCCAGCTGTTTCTTGTTGCAGGCCCCAGAGTGGTTGTACTGCAGCCGTAAATTTTCCTGCGTGAAAAGTTCTGGGAAGAGACGGACGAGAAGGCGAGCGGCAAAATTTCCCACAGACAGACTCTGTTGGACAATTTCCCTCACTTCTGCATCTGTGAGCAGGTACTCAGAAGGCACTGGGAAGTCTGGGATGGACACTGAAAGGTCCTCGAGAGGAATTTTGCAGAAGTCCTTGCTGCTTTTCTCCAGAGGTGAAGACAGAATTTCTAAGTCCTCTTTCAGACGATCCGAACTGAGAATATTGATTTGCCCAGCAGTTAGCAGCGAGTCTTTTGGGTCAGGCTCTTGGTCAGGTGAACAGGCCTTCCGTTGTTGCTGGTAGGAACGGCGTTGGTCGGTATCCCGACGCCTGCAGCGCTCATCAAGTTTGCCAACAAACTCAAGGGTCCACACACGGTCGTTCTTAGCTTGTGGGTAAAGCAGCTGGACGTAATGCCGGATGAGACTGATTCGTAGAGGATCCAGCTGTTTCTTTCCTAGAGAGCCACTGCAATTGTAGTATTTTCGTGCATTCTCGTAAGTAAAGAGCTCGGGGAACATTAGAACCAGGAGTCGAGATGCAAAGTTCCCAATTGATAAACTGCTTTCATAGTTATTCTTCAGCTGTTCCTTAGTAAGTAAATACTCCCGAGGAATATCAAAGTCCGGAGAAGGAATCTCCAGTTTGTCAAAATCCACAGGCTCCAGCCATGATTTCTTAGACCTGCGATTTGGTTTCTCATAATCACACAGATCACTGATCTTAACAATGGAGATGTTATCAGGCAGACGAGTGGTGTCATACATTTCTCGGTTGTCACGACTGCTGCCATTGACCGAAGTATTCTCCAGTGCTTCCTCCATTCGTTGTATACACAACTGAAGCCAGGTTTCTTCTGGGATATCAGGGAAATTGGCCTCCATGTATTTTCGTATAATTTCTAGTCTGTCTGAGTCAATGATCAATTGTCCAATGCTGTTGAGGCCCTCTGGCAGCTTGCCCTCCTCAAACACCTCTGGAAAGAGTCTgttcaacaaaaacacaacaagttCCTCGGGTGACGTTAAGTCTTCAGAGTCTGCCTCATGCTGGTCAAACACAACATCTGAACTGACATTGAGATGAACATCATTATTCTCTCCAGAGTTGAGGGAAAGACTCTCATCCTGGGCATCTTCACTGATAAAATGACAAGCATGATTGGGTTCCATGTCAAACCCGATAAGCACTGGAGCCTGTTTGTCATGCATCTGACCACTCTCCATGTCCTTTTGAGCCCAGAAACGATTCAAGAAATCATTGATCTGCAGCAAGCACTCCGTCTGCCAGACATTTTCGTTTTTGACCAGCGGGTAGCAGACTTCAACATAGTTACGTATTAGCTGAAGGTGCAATGAATCCAATGTCCGTTTAGTTGTAAGGCTGCATGTGCTGCAGCCATGTGTGCATTCCTTTGCTGTGAAAAGTTCTGGGAACAGTTGAACAAGAAGTCTACAGCCAAGATCTCCCGCAGTGGACGTTTGCTCCATCAACTGGGTGAGTTCTTCACTGGTCAGCTGGTATTCAGGAGGAGGCTGAAATTCCATGACCATCTCAGAGGGCTTCATCTGCTTTTTGATGCGCGTCACTTCAAGCGAGAGCAAATCCACCTTACTATGCAGTTGGGTCATGCTGGAATTCAGCGTGTTTAGGAGGAAGAACATCTTCTCAATGAGCGGGTAGAGGTGAGAATCCAAGGCAGCAGGAGACCCTGGGACCCCCACATTAGTGGAGGCCTTAAGCATGTGATGCTTCCTGGAGTTGCCCAGTTTTTGTAAGTGAACACCATTATGGCTTGTTCTGACTCCATTGTGGGCTCCATGCTGGTCCAGATTGGATGCAGCTTTGCGCTCAGAAATGCGATGTGTGATGCTGTAGAGTGGTTTCCTGTATGAAGAGATGGGAATCTGCTCCTGTGGAGATAATCTGTGACTGTGAGAACATGACCTGCTTCCATTATCTGAACTGCCATCAAGGAGATGTTCTCCTACCTGAAAAGTAAGTGTGAGATGTTGCTGTTAAAAGCTTGTACCAAAAGAAAAATCAGACCAGACAGCCTGCTTTTTAGCAAATTAAAGaacactatttttgaaaatgttccaACTCCCCTCCCCTACaacagttaaacagttgagttttactgtttatgaTTACATCAATTGGATAAATAACTTTGCTGCCATAACATGGGTGCAGTGGGCACAATGATATTACACAGTGCCTAAAAATTGTCCCCATCATTTTCAGTTGCCATGTAATATCATTGCACCTGCTGCAGCTATGGCATGAAAGCAAAGTTCCTTAATTATTCcgccggaatgagagtatagttcttAGCCATATCAGCCTAGTAAatcgcaacttttcattttctgtctgtcttagtacatgatgtaactacagaagaggtCAAGGAAAAGTATCGAATCACTTTGGTCAAGGTTTTTTAGCGAGATTTTACTgttctaatcagattcaatgatctatgctaaactGCTACCACAGACTGGAGATCAACTGAATAGATTTGAAAtaggtaaaactcaactgtttaactctaggggagtggCATGTTCCTTTAACCAGTAGAAAAATTCAAGTTTTGACTGAAACAAATATTCCTTTTCATTATAGGCACTTCATCCTACCTGCGTTGTCACCTTGACCCTCTTCCCGCTAGTAGGCCCTTCCACCTCAGGGACTGTGTTTGTTGCTGATCGTTTTGTAATGCGTTTAAAGAAGCTCTCCATCTTTCCCTCAGTGTTTTCAATAACATCCTCTGCATCTTTCTCGACTTTAACTTCTGGAGAAAAGCCAAGTATTCAAGAATAAAAACCATTCAAGAATGCTGAGAAACACGAGAAGGCAGCATTTCACATCTCTGTATAATTGTAATAGTGAGACCGAACAAAGATCTAATTTTCATCTGGTGTTAGAATCTGTCTGTTGTtctgatcacaaatgattaGCCAAGACATTTATATCTGGTAGTAACATGCATCTTCATtgagcatttacatttttattatgttttatatttattttatttacgaATGTGATGTTTTGACAAGAATTCAAGTTATTTTAGTGAAGTACCTGTAAAATCTGGATAACAGAAATCATTTCACATGAACTTTTCTACTGCATATCGATATCAGACATACCAGACAAATGTCATGATGTGTTGCGAATGTATAGAAAGTTAAAGAAGTTGATAGAAAAGAGATGTCATGGCAAGGTAAGAAGttgatatttttgatgtaaTAATTATGTTAGCACactatttaaattcattaaaaatcttttcatgAAAAGGCTGATTCCTTTAGAGTATAATGTATCAAGCAGCAACACAACCCTTGTTTTAGTGGAGTGGTTAAATTTACAGGTAGGCATACTGTCATACATGTTATTTATACCTGTATTTAGTCCTGATTTCTGTTTCAAGTGATTCAGTCACCAGTGATCCTAATAGCAAGTATACAGTAGTTAAGAACTGAATTGAATCATAAGAcattcttgtcttaggacaaattttattaactttttttgatcCACCTCAAATGTTGATTACTATATACTTTTAATACGACATCTTCACTCAACGTGAAGGAGAGTCATTGGATAAGTTGATTTGGACTGTGTTTCAATGTGATGCATGTTACTAGACAGAGCTATTGTGATTTTTACTAAAAGGTCAAAGGTGAGAATGATTCTAGTGAATGGTTATTTACATACTTTTATCAGGCACTTGTCCATCTGCGTTAACCATGCACACAGAAGAGCTCATGTCCTGGGAAGAGACACACAAGACCGATATTATCTGATGGTCACATTTCTAATCTGACCACATATATCTATGCACGCCTCTCTTACACTTGTCAGTTATAGCAGCAGTTGGAGGTTTACAAATAGCTGATTATCATATTGCTAAAAtcataatatgttttttaaaaaggaaccGTTTGTCCTGCTGGAAGACACTATTGCAAACAACTGGAAACAAATGTCATGGCAACCGTGTGAAAATTGTAATGCGTGCAAAACTTTATTCTGAGAGTGAACGCTCTCCACGGTGAAGTTCTGTGAGATTGTTTTcctatttgtttttcatgtcttGCACCGTGAAGTCTCGCCAGAGCACCGGAGCGGCGCTGCTTCGCCGTACCGACCCCCGTCCACCGGCTCCACTTCCTCATTCTTCCAGTGGAAACCCCACGGATCGGTACAACCGCGGACACCGACGGACAAGCGGCTTCCTACTGCGTTCCTTCTGTGGGCGGCATATGTCTTAAGAAAATTACGTACCGTTTACGTTTTTTTGTGCGGTAATACGGAGTGCTGCCCTTCTCTCTCGTGTTTCCCCTCCCACCCTTCCCCGTGCGCAACTCTCCCTCTTGCGTGACGCGGCAAGAAAAACATCCACCGATGAGTTTTCGCTCCGTCTCGCGCACCACGGCGCGCATAAACTACCTGCGCGGCTGAAATCAAACTCACCTTTGCGACTCCGGGCAGCCGTGTGCAGTAGGTTAGGAGGCATTAGCCATGGTCGCGTCTTTAAATCCAGTGGATTTGTCCACGGGTAACTGTTGTCCGTGTTTCTCTCCGCTGCTTTTTTTCTCTAGTCAGTGCCCTCTCGCGTGACGTGACGGTACTGTGTCATTTCCGCACAGCTGTGGGTTTGCTGTGGGTTTTTGCCAGCCCACCCCACGTGAATCCTCGAGCTGCTGCGCCGTGGCAGTAAAACACGCGGAGTGCGCTCGGTGGTGTGGGACTTCTCGTGACACACTAGTCATATCGAGAGGCCCCTCGAGTCGCGCGCCTGAGACCCACGAGTGTAAGATCACCCGCGTCATAGACTTCTGCGACCATATAAACCTACTGTTGAATTTGTTTGAGAAAACTTGTAATAGCAAGTATAATATTTAAGATTGTGTGCgcaaatattgtttatattaaaaaaacgttttatagtgcattctggggttttttttatttattctaaaacatTATTGATTTCAATGTGGCCTACAGCTAAATAAATGCCGCTTAGCAAATTCTAAGTAACAAGATTGGAAATTTAAGCCAACACCAAGAAAACCAAACGATAGGCTTCCACGAATTGTTTGGATGCACTTTGTTCTCACAGAAGGTTTTgcgtttaataatatttagttttcagttttttatattcattaactAAAGTCGCCTTTGATTAGGCTTAGTGTAACATTAATGTAACTCGTCTGTAACATTTAGGAATGAAATGTACGATTCtcatcaaagaaagaaagaaagtgataaATAATTAGTATAGCCTACATTTTGCGTggtttcaaatgcattttggaTTAAGGTTAGCACTTTTCAAGATGTGTTGTTTGACTGACGTGTGCTCACTTTTCATTTACGTAGGTCCAAATTGCTGTCTGTAATGTTTCATAGGCTACGGCTACCGTCATGTTATCTTGAAAAgccacttttaaaatgtattagaaCATTATCAGCAAATAAAACAGGCTAAACAACATATTACCGTCCACGATAGGTACaactatacaatatatatatatatatatatatatatatatatatatatatatatatatatatatatataatataactacCCCAGTGTTTAAGTTAACTGCCAGTTTTCCGCCGTCTAGTGGATATGACAAGTACTGCAGGTCAAAGTGGCGTTGTATTGTGACacgtttcaaataaatatttacttttattcaaatatatgcattatttttttattaacgacgtgtttgtatattttattgttggATACAAACAATCCCGCAAATGGAGCACTTTGAAATCGAAGAATAAAACTCCATATACACATCAAGAAGGGTGTGATtcatatttatactgtatacaaATATGCGACGATCTATTTATGGCTGACGTGGCCTACTTTGTGACAATCCCAAACCACAAGAAAACATTGCACCTTACACTAAAGCAAATAGGTGAAACAAGTCCGCCGCTGCCCTCATTCTCGcgcgcaaacacacacctctGAGACTATGTTCTCAGACACTCATCAGCTGCACCCGATGTGGCCAATGTACCGTAACGCGCATTAGTAATGTCTGCATTAGTGATGTCTGCATTAAGTCACGGAGCCGTGGCTCTTTGAGATGTGGGTGTGATGAGGCGCCGGTCATTATTCAGGTAATGTGGGCTGTTTGATCCATCACGCGGTCATGCGATGATGCTCTTGCCTCTGTTCTATGGGACGCGCGCGCAGTGAACGGGGAGTCTCGCGCTGCTCGTTAAAGACTCATTTGAACGCGCGCTGATCTCATTTTTTATCTCATGAGAGGACGAATTACATCCGTCAAATCGAGAAAGGATAGCTATTTTAGTGCCAAAATATAGGCATTTTAAACGCCCGCAGTGCTGCAAATAACTCTTAAAtccattgtaatttattttgtccGGCTAAAACTCCAATACAGTCATGCTCGTTTTAATAATAAACCGTTTTATGAACACACAAggaaaataaaaccaaactgACAGCCATAATTTAACCGCTGTCCAGATGATTGTTTTGCTTTCCATAACAGATAAAAGCACGTGTGCACACACAACAAGAGCGCTTCTGATTAATTGTATTATAGCCTTATAACAAGGACCTGAAACAGCGatattaaaattttagtttcaatGCACGCACACCAAATCTAGGTGACTGATCCTGGACCAGCCTTCTCCAGTCCCAAAATAACTCACACAGACCCAAACACATAAAGGAGGCGGAGTGGCCTGTCTGTATGGAATAAATGAGTGTTGTAATAGTTTTGAGCTTGGCTGAAGTGGAGCTGCtatcatgcacacacacacacacacacacacacacacacacacacacacacacacactctctctctctctctctctcgcttgcTCTACCTGTGTGAATCCAGCCACCATGTCATCAGGGGATCGGATTGCCACGAATCGCCAAACCGCAAAAAATCATTTCCATGCGCAAAAACAGAGACGGGATCAGGTTTCGAGGGGATGATACTGACGGCCATAAACTCAagtctgtgtgtatgtctgaCTTTCGATAGGCCACTGTCTGACTCCcataacatacacacacaaacatatatgtaGGCCTACCTGAACACAAGGCCTTTATGGGGCCCTAAGCCGAATTTCATTTGGGACCCTTCAGTGCCGAAAATATGACTGGTTATTgtcaaagcttgtttattcacacaaatctaACACACCCATCAGATTTGTATGTTATAGTGCTGCCTATACTCTTGTTTCCCTGGTATGTTTTTAGTCTTCTGggattttttattgtaacagttGCAAACTTACAAGAGTGGTCAGGGGTTCATTTGCACTTAACATTTAAACTCTTAATGTGTTAAAAAGGCACACTTAATGTGGTGTACTTAAAAGCAGCCAAATAAACCAGCAGACAATGCATTTACAGAAcataaacaagtaaaatgacattatattaaaatgtctatttgctGATATTTTGATGGTTAAACATGAACTTccctaaaacaaaaagataccCTACCTAGGATATTTGGATCTGTGATAAGAAATTCTGATCACAGTGACACTAATAATAAAGTCTGATGAAATTCTGATCAGGGCAAGGCAGCACAAAAGTTTGCCTCTGACAGGAGGTGTTGTGTCTTTGCAGGTTTTCACGGGGAGTTTTCTCAGGTCTGCTTGAGGCCAAAATGAATTTTTCATGTATGACCAGAGGGCTGTCCCGCTCCTACCGAGCAAATTTAGTGTAATATCCTGCCTACATATCCGAGGCCAGAGAGAGACATTGGAGGAACTCTGAGCACTGATGTTTCTGCATGCATGTTCTTGCCTTTCTGTCCTTCAAGCaattcaagtgtgtgtgtgtgtgtgtgtgtggcccgGCGGCTGTCGGTGGTGACCGTCACTCACCTACGCCCAACTTCACACCCTAGTCGTCCCCCCCGTGGTCACCCGGGAAACCGCAGGCTGCCCAGGCTGGCGCCAGTCCTCTCGCTGAGCTGATCAATACTGCAGCATTTCCTGCACATTCACTCAGGTCACACACTCACCTCATTAATTATTACTGCCAACACTGCTGCTGGAGCACCCCGGGcacccacaacacacacacacacacacacacacacatacacacactcacaaattgTCATCGGTTTTcggataaaccttttttttttttttaatgccaccCCCTATAATACTAATACGTTTCTCTATGGTCACGAATCAACTTACAGTGATAtcaataatgtttgtttgtcttcTTTAAAGTGGTGTATAGAAACACTGTCTTCTGTTAAATACTGCAGGGAATTGTAGAAATGTTAGAATAAACACTGACACACTGATTTGTTTCAAAAAgacatcacatttttattttaaaagataaagcTGATTTGTTGGCTGAATGCATAGTGTGTATGAGTCTGGTAAACTCAACTGCGTGGCGCTCATCAGTTCCACATAAAAATCATCATCTGTAGGGCAGGTGGGAACCGCAAACACTCCAAAGTAAGGCCCTTTAAAACAGCACCCAAAACAATCACGATCAACCTCCAGCAAGGCTCAGTTTCAGCATTATTCAGCTGCATCACACGGAATTGGATTCATATATACATCCGGACTGAAAGCATCTTCAGAACTTGGTGACGGCGCAGGCCATGTTTTCCAGTGCCGACCGAGCTTCTGAGGCTGCGAAGCACTTCATGGCCTCTAAGGCCTTGTTGCCGTGGTAACTGCACAGGTCAAGCGCCTGGTTCACGCCTCTTTCCATCTTTATCAGGCCCTGGAGCTGGAGAACACATAAGAATGAGGAAAAACTTAAATATCACTCCATCAAACTAATCAACTGATGTaggaaatgtaatatttttttaaccaaatttaGAGGCAAGGGACCATTTGAAACAGGCAATTTCTACAGATCAACCAGGTTTGTTTGCAAAACAAATTATAGTGGATAACTCTAATAAGGTATAATTATATGTTTGGCATCGTGAACTAAGAAAAAATACTTATACTGCATCTTGGTTAATTATctgtatgcattaaaaaatggtttttgttggttaaaatggttaaattgttattttattaagaaagttaaaacaaacagcattttgcatgtttttttaatcactaaTGTCCTCAAAgtctattttaatgcatttttcttgaATAATCTTATTGAATAAAccttattgaataaataaatgtcttttaataaaatcttaaacatttgaatagcagtgtatattatctatataatataaaaaaaaatcatcatcaaTATATCATGAATAACAGtcaataaaatatcacaataacaaaaaaatatgcataatgcattttttaacgtataaattattattaaatgaaaacccAGAATATTCCACACTCTTCCTCACTCAAATGATCTTGTAGTCCTCCACTGTCACATCAAAACATGTTTTGCTGGAGGCCATTTTGCCAAATGAATTCTGGGATGTGTTGTGGTAAGAAGCCCTTGGGGGCCTTGAGTTCAAAACAGCAGAAGAGGCCTGCTTTTACTAAAGTGCGTGAGAAAGCCAAAAAGAGGGAGACGGAGAGAGACGTGGATGTGGGACGGTAGATGCTGACATCAACTAATTTCTCACTGATGTTTGAATAGTCATACTCTTCTTTGACTTCAATGAACAGAAGAATAATTTCAGGTTGTCAGACCGAGATATGACCTCATGACCCCTTTCCAAGACAAATTCACACCAAAAAAACAAGCCAGACAGTGAATACTGGAGAGATTAATGTTGCATTTATGTGCTGATAACAGAGatatgtgatgtgtgtgtgtggggggtgaTGCGTCTGTCTGTGCCCTGTTGAAGGAGAATCTTGTGTGATGTTGCTGTCAAAccgtctctctgtctcctctacAAATAAACCTGCCACTCTATCCCCCAATATCCTGTTTCTACGGCGACCCGAGCTGCTTGtgccctcctcctcttcctgccCCCTCCCCACTGCCTCTAACTGtctccccttctttctttctgtctttcttctcCTTCTGACTTTGGAAATCAAATTTCTGAACTTGCTATCAGTTACAAAGAACAAACACTCCTATCAGCACACTCAGGGCTAAAACCAGCAATATCCACATCATTGGTCGAACAATGTGGGTTTTTCGATGACCGATTCTTAAACTTTTACTTCAATATGCCTCAGATTCCACTTACTTGATTACATTATTTAACGTACAGAAACGTTGTTTTTCATATCCCGGTGCAGGCTTTCCATGTACTTCTATTAGTTGTTATACTGagcagggttattatagttaactcaaacaaaaactgaaactgaaagtaaaactgaaacttgtttttgaattaaaatataatcaacttaaaatcaaataaaaaatatataataaaaatatatattttttgtcaaggttaatttagtttaaaccgatgtattaaataattaaaacaatactgcaatattgcaaatatatattacaaaaacgCAACAAAATTACacaacctttaaataaaatgaaaacagaaaatataaaataaaataaataacactaatgCTAAGCTTATGCTAATTATATTTTCCACTCCCTAACCCTTTTTTGTTTGCCTTTTCAGACTTTCATCaagatattttgttgtttattaagtTCTTTTCCGGCATATAGTCATATTAGTAGGCGATTTAAGGTTTTGctatcttttaaaaacacatatttaaataaaaacttcacatttgtttcttttttcattaataaggcattaattaacttctatttgtttatttataaacattcacacacacgctGGGACCCTGGGAATGATTTCATGACTCCTGGGGAATCGATTTGTATCACAGATGTATGAATGTTTCATCAGAAGTATTGTGGCTGAAATCATTGATTAGTGGTTTGACCAGGAGGATTGATTTCTCTTGAATTCAATAGACAATCTCACTTTTTCATtggctaaatg
Protein-coding sequences here:
- the mtres1 gene encoding mitochondrial transcription rescue factor 1, which translates into the protein MQSLSVQALALRQLGRLNSLQLLTPCHASCLSMWCPRTLHARQLWGSAAPQTHRTATWPKSWDTRQSWLLHHTRLKSTRKKGKQKASQQGEDEEEQEDAEASDYEDELPDDPGLPKDYKDHKKTVQSLRFDLVLKTGLDTARNNVEDAFYNLKLRLNGRKLTKKSKMVKVGDTLDLILNEDKEMGTVLLKRVILKKVVGETKDGEKQRVILRTWKHLQLPKHDVHKQ